One genomic window of Vulpes vulpes isolate BD-2025 chromosome 11, VulVul3, whole genome shotgun sequence includes the following:
- the LOC140594377 gene encoding uncharacterized protein, translating to MASDEALMSICEGLPYEETHRERQRHRPREKQAPCGDPDAGLDPPPADQSEPKQPLTTEPPRRPREDSARAVPAGRSSSSLGLPSVKWGRQCLSPSCGGLERQPRRQPGARRPRGGRGGPAGATPPARPGRSPFTDPGTPALGILGNLQGFSRGREESEDPSLPQEAHSVIRTNNKPQQAQSCLSCSKRGATPLAPHPPAPAPSYTLQTPSPAQFPSPALAPRGPSGPQGRPNWAAPPSRGGVPTPGSPTRAQERARARDGTGTGRPSAGEAGCTPGRGGSPLAAAPRSRSRRPSSPQRPPLSARVQPRGCVTGRRRRERLFKGRPRAHLHLAGLPRRSRAAPTTDRRPPRLRF from the exons agacacacagagagaggcagagacacaggccaagggagaagcaggctccctgcggggaccccgatgcgggactcgatcccccgccCGCGGATCAGTCTGAGCCGAAGCAGccgctcaccactgagccacccaggcgcccccgggAGGACTCGGCCAGGGCAGTCCCGGCTGGGCGCAGCTCTTCGAGCCTCGGTTtgccatctgtgaaatggggtcgGCAGTGCCTTTCGCCCAGCTGCGGGGGACTTGAGCGCCAACCCAGACGGCAGCCAGGGGCGCGACGGCCCCGGGGAGGACGCGGGGGGCCCGCGGGCG CTACCCCACCGGCCCGCCCAGGCCGAAGCCCTTTCACCGACCCGGGAACACCTGCCCTCGGAATCCTGGGGAACCTCCAGGGCTTCTCACGCGGCCGAGAAGAAAGTGaggacccctccctcccccaggaagcccacTCAGTGATCCGAACAAACAACAAACCACAACAAGCCCAGAGCTGCCTGAGCTGCTCCAAGCGGGGCGCAacccccctcgccccccaccccccagccccagctccgaGTTACACTTTGCAGACACCCAGCCCGGCCCAGTTCCCCAGCCCGGCCCTggccccccggggcccctccgGTCCCCAGGGCCGACCTAACTGGGCAGCTCCTCCATCCCGGGGGGGGGTCCCGACACCTGGGAGTCCCACCCGGGCACAGGAAAGGGCGAGGGCGCGGGACGGAACCGGGACGGGAAGGCCCTCGGCCGGGGAGGCGGGCTGcaccccggggcggggcgggtctCCGCTGGCCGCCGCCCCCCGCTCCCGGAGCCGCCGCCCCTCGTCGCCCCAGCGGCCGCCCCTGAGCGCGCGCGTGCAGCCGCGGGGCTGCGTCACCGGCCGGCGGCGCCGGGAGCGCCTATTTAAGGGGCGGCCGCGGGCCCACCTGCACCTGGCTGGGCTCCCCCGCCGCTCCCGGGCCGCGCCGACCACCGACCGCCGACCGCCGCGTCTGCGCTTCTAG